One genomic window of Deinococcus arcticus includes the following:
- the metH gene encoding methionine synthase → MTDLRAEAHHRILILDGAWGTQLQRAGLTEADFRLPDADPLRMYRGNFDLLQLTRPDVIRDIHRAYFEAGADIASTNTFNSTTISQADYGTQAHARAMNVAGARLAREVADEFTARDGRPRWVAGSMGPTNRTATLSPDVERPEFRNVTFDELVAAYTEAAEGLIEGGADLLLLETVFDTLNAKAALFACEDAFARTGRALPIMLSGTITDASGRTLSGQTPEAFAISTAHAPLFSLGLNCALGADLLRPHLRELARATEALVSVHPNAGLPNAFGEYDETPEHTAAVLADFAREGLVNIVGGCCGTTPEHIRAIAGAVRDIPPRTPPHLPARLRLSGLEAFTVTPETNFVNVGERTNVTGSPRFARAILAGDYDAGLKIARQQVDSGAQIIDVNFDEGMLDGEAAMVKFLNLLAGEPDIARVPLMLDSSRWEILEAGLKRVQGKAVVNSISLKDGEAAFVARARLLRRYGAAAVVMAFDEQGQADTVQRRIQICSRAYHLLTQQADFPPQDIIFDPNVLTVATGIEEHDRYALDFIEATRWIKANLPGALVSGGISNVSFSFRGNNHVREAMHAAFLYHAIGAGLDLGIVNAGMLAVYEDIEPELRGAVEDVILARRPDATERLLALAEQYRGVRREAGAVQAWREWPVQERLKHALVQGLTDFVVEDAEEAYQLLGSPLAVIEGPLMAGMNVVGDLFGAGKMFLPQVVKSARVMKRAVAHLTPYLEAQKQESGGKGRVLLATVKGDVHDIGKNIVGVVLACNGYQVTDLGVMVPTEKILDEAARIGADVIGLSGLITPSLDEMVGVAREMTRRGLSLPLLIGGATTSRAHTAVKIDPAYPGPVVHVLDASRAVTTTADLLSDPAALQARLRPEYDALRERHAGRQVRLLPLAGARANAPQFSPTPAPPPREPGRQLIEQPLAELLPFMDWTPFFIAWEMKGIYPNILTDPLRGEEARRLFADAQALLNRIVAERLFTARGVIGLWPARRNGDDIVVDGESLMVKERRSPINGEPSTLLHTLRQQRAQSGPNLALADFVGPAGDHIGAFAVAIHGAEALAAQFEAEHDDYSAILVKALADRLAEAFAEKLHRDVRVRHWGYAPEETLGNDDLIRERYVGIRPAPGYPAQPDHTEKRTLFALLGAEEAGLRLTESCAMSPAAAVSGLYFAHPEARYFAVGRIGRDQVEDYAARKGWTVPETERWLGPVLAYDPAGVDGQPFMGDREGQFPSPITPQPSPVAGGRP, encoded by the coding sequence GTGACGGACCTTCGCGCCGAGGCGCACCACCGTATTCTCATTCTGGACGGGGCCTGGGGCACGCAACTGCAGCGCGCCGGGCTGACCGAAGCCGATTTCCGCCTGCCGGATGCCGATCCGCTGCGCATGTACCGGGGCAACTTCGACCTGCTGCAGCTCACCCGGCCCGACGTGATCCGGGACATCCACCGCGCCTATTTCGAGGCGGGGGCCGACATCGCCAGCACAAACACCTTTAATTCCACCACGATCAGTCAGGCGGATTACGGCACGCAGGCGCACGCCCGCGCCATGAATGTGGCAGGAGCGCGGCTGGCGCGCGAGGTGGCCGACGAATTCACGGCGCGCGACGGCCGCCCGCGCTGGGTGGCCGGCAGCATGGGGCCCACCAACCGCACCGCCACCCTCTCGCCGGATGTGGAGCGCCCGGAGTTCCGCAACGTCACCTTCGATGAGCTGGTGGCCGCCTACACCGAGGCCGCCGAGGGGCTGATCGAGGGCGGCGCCGATCTGCTGCTGCTGGAAACGGTGTTTGACACGCTGAATGCCAAGGCCGCGCTGTTCGCCTGTGAGGACGCTTTTGCCCGCACGGGCAGGGCGCTGCCGATCATGCTGTCGGGCACCATCACAGACGCTTCGGGCCGCACCCTGAGCGGCCAGACACCCGAAGCCTTTGCGATCAGCACGGCGCACGCGCCCCTGTTCAGCCTGGGCCTGAACTGCGCGCTGGGCGCCGATCTGCTGCGCCCCCACCTGCGTGAGCTGGCCCGCGCCACAGAGGCGCTGGTGTCGGTCCACCCCAACGCGGGCCTGCCCAACGCCTTTGGCGAGTACGACGAAACCCCCGAGCACACCGCCGCCGTGCTGGCCGACTTCGCGCGCGAGGGGCTGGTGAACATCGTGGGCGGCTGCTGCGGCACCACCCCCGAACACATCCGCGCCATTGCCGGGGCGGTGCGGGACATTCCCCCGCGCACGCCCCCCCACCTGCCGGCCCGGCTGCGCCTGAGCGGCCTGGAAGCCTTCACCGTGACCCCCGAGACCAACTTCGTGAACGTGGGCGAGCGCACCAACGTGACCGGCAGCCCCCGCTTTGCCCGGGCGATTCTGGCGGGCGATTACGACGCGGGCCTGAAAATTGCCCGGCAGCAGGTGGACAGCGGCGCCCAGATCATTGACGTGAACTTCGACGAGGGCATGCTGGACGGCGAGGCCGCCATGGTGAAGTTCCTGAACCTGCTGGCCGGCGAACCCGACATTGCCCGGGTGCCGCTGATGCTGGACTCTTCGCGCTGGGAGATTCTGGAAGCGGGCCTCAAGCGGGTGCAGGGCAAGGCAGTGGTGAACTCCATTTCCCTCAAAGACGGCGAGGCGGCCTTTGTGGCGCGCGCCCGGCTGCTGCGGCGCTACGGGGCGGCGGCGGTGGTTATGGCCTTTGATGAGCAGGGGCAGGCTGACACCGTGCAGCGGCGCATACAGATCTGTTCGCGCGCCTACCATCTGCTGACCCAGCAGGCCGACTTTCCGCCCCAGGACATCATTTTCGACCCCAACGTGCTGACGGTGGCCACTGGCATTGAGGAGCACGACCGCTACGCCCTGGACTTTATCGAGGCCACGCGCTGGATCAAGGCGAACCTGCCGGGCGCGCTGGTGTCGGGGGGCATCTCGAACGTGTCGTTTTCCTTCCGGGGCAACAACCATGTGCGCGAGGCCATGCACGCCGCCTTTCTGTACCACGCCATCGGCGCCGGGCTGGACCTGGGCATCGTGAACGCCGGCATGCTGGCCGTCTACGAGGACATCGAGCCGGAGCTGCGCGGGGCCGTGGAAGACGTGATTCTGGCCCGGCGGCCAGACGCCACCGAGCGGCTGCTGGCCCTGGCCGAGCAGTACCGGGGCGTGCGGCGGGAAGCCGGAGCGGTGCAGGCGTGGCGCGAGTGGCCGGTGCAGGAACGCCTGAAACACGCCCTGGTGCAGGGCCTGACCGATTTCGTGGTGGAGGACGCCGAGGAGGCGTATCAGCTGCTGGGCTCGCCGCTGGCGGTCATTGAAGGGCCACTGATGGCCGGCATGAACGTGGTGGGCGACCTGTTCGGGGCTGGCAAGATGTTTCTGCCCCAGGTGGTGAAATCGGCCCGGGTGATGAAGCGGGCCGTGGCGCACCTGACGCCCTACCTGGAAGCGCAGAAGCAGGAGAGCGGCGGCAAGGGCCGGGTGCTGCTGGCCACCGTGAAGGGCGACGTGCACGACATCGGCAAGAACATCGTGGGCGTGGTGCTGGCCTGCAACGGCTATCAGGTGACCGACCTTGGCGTGATGGTCCCCACCGAGAAGATTCTGGACGAGGCCGCCCGCATCGGCGCAGACGTGATTGGCCTCTCGGGCCTGATCACCCCCAGCCTGGACGAGATGGTGGGCGTGGCGCGCGAGATGACGCGCCGGGGCCTGAGCCTGCCGCTGCTGATCGGCGGCGCCACCACCAGCCGGGCGCACACAGCCGTCAAGATTGATCCTGCCTACCCGGGCCCGGTGGTGCATGTGCTGGACGCCAGCCGCGCCGTGACCACCACCGCGGACCTGCTCTCGGACCCGGCAGCCCTGCAGGCCCGCCTGCGCCCCGAGTACGACGCCCTGCGCGAACGCCACGCGGGCCGGCAGGTGCGCCTGCTGCCCCTGGCCGGGGCCCGCGCCAACGCGCCGCAGTTCTCCCCCACCCCGGCGCCCCCGCCGCGTGAACCCGGCCGCCAGCTCATTGAGCAGCCCCTGGCCGAGCTGCTGCCCTTCATGGACTGGACCCCGTTTTTCATCGCCTGGGAAATGAAGGGCATCTACCCGAACATCCTGACTGACCCTCTGCGCGGCGAGGAGGCCCGCCGCCTCTTTGCCGACGCCCAGGCCCTCCTGAACCGTATCGTGGCCGAGAGGCTCTTCACGGCGCGCGGAGTCATCGGGTTGTGGCCGGCGCGGCGGAACGGCGACGACATCGTGGTGGATGGTGAAAGCCTGATGGTTAAGGAAAGACGATCACCCATCAACGGTGAGCCATCAACACTCCTCCACACCTTGCGCCAGCAGCGCGCCCAAAGTGGCCCCAACCTCGCCCTGGCGGACTTCGTGGGGCCCGCCGGCGACCACATCGGCGCCTTTGCGGTGGCGATTCACGGCGCCGAGGCGCTGGCGGCGCAGTTCGAGGCCGAGCACGACGATTACAGCGCCATTCTGGTCAAGGCGCTGGCCGACCGGCTGGCCGAGGCGTTTGCCGAGAAGCTGCACCGCGACGTGCGGGTGCGCCACTGGGGCTATGCCCCCGAAGAAACGCTGGGAAACGACGATCTGATCCGCGAACGCTATGTGGGTATTCGCCCGGCCCCCGGCTACCCGGCCCAGCCCGACCACACCGAAAAACGCACCCTGTTCGCCCTGCTGGGCGCCGAGGAGGCCGGCCTGCGCCTCACCGAATCCTGTGCCATGAGCCCGGCGGCGGCCGTCTCGGGCCTGTACTTTGCCCACCCTGAAGCCCGCTACTTCGCCGTGGGCCGTATCGGCCGCGATCAGGTCGAGGACTACGCCGCCCGCAAGGGCTGGACCGTGCCCGAAACCGAGCGCTGGCTGGGGCCGGTCCTGGCGTATGACCCTGCGGGTGTTGATGGTCAACCGTTCATGGGTGATAGAGAGGGGCAGTTTCCATCACCCATCACCCCTCAACCATCACCCGTGGCCGGAGGCCGCCCATGA
- a CDS encoding methylenetetrahydrofolate reductase yields MTRVSVELVPRSRSGLRAELAEVAAHLRGVDTINVPDLTRYSLRSWAGCGFARPGFAAIPHLRAVDFNPREPLPFLPLLAQHGIEEVLVITGDAPADMSARVYDVDAVDLIRRLGREAPHLRVYAGLDPYRQSFVRERDYLERKMDAGACGFFTQPFFDLRVADTWADLLPEGTPVWWGATSILTEASFNYWRARNHAVFPRTFAPTLDSNRAFAAELLQFARQRGQHAYFMPVKVNVLDYLGGLLAGHQAPPTQALPRQNAV; encoded by the coding sequence ATGACCCGCGTTTCCGTCGAACTCGTGCCGCGCAGCCGTTCGGGGCTGCGGGCGGAACTGGCCGAGGTCGCCGCGCACCTGCGGGGGGTGGACACCATCAACGTGCCGGACCTTACGCGGTACTCGCTGCGGTCCTGGGCAGGATGCGGCTTTGCGCGGCCGGGCTTTGCGGCCATTCCGCACCTGCGCGCGGTGGACTTCAACCCCCGCGAGCCGCTGCCGTTTCTGCCCCTGCTGGCGCAACACGGAATCGAGGAGGTGCTGGTGATCACAGGCGACGCCCCCGCCGATATGAGTGCCCGCGTCTATGACGTGGACGCCGTGGACCTGATTCGCCGCCTGGGCCGCGAGGCACCGCATCTGCGCGTCTACGCGGGCCTGGACCCCTACCGGCAGTCCTTCGTGCGCGAGCGCGATTATCTGGAACGGAAGATGGACGCCGGGGCCTGTGGCTTTTTCACCCAGCCTTTCTTCGACCTGCGCGTGGCCGACACCTGGGCCGATCTGCTGCCCGAGGGCACGCCGGTGTGGTGGGGTGCGACCAGCATCCTGACCGAAGCCAGCTTCAACTACTGGCGGGCGCGCAACCACGCTGTCTTTCCCCGCACCTTCGCCCCCACGCTGGACAGCAACCGCGCCTTTGCCGCCGAGCTGCTGCAGTTTGCCCGCCAGCGCGGCCAGCACGCTTACTTTATGCCGGTGAAGGTGAACGTGCTGGACTACCTGGGCGGCCTGCTGGCGGGGCACCAGGCGCCGCCCACCCAGGCGCTGCCCCGGCAGAATGCTGTGTAA
- a CDS encoding DUF4139 domain-containing protein, with amino-acid sequence MKPALPAVLTAACALALGSAQAADLRIYPSFSEVRVPVSSATTTLSVNLPQDTWESILAGSLDLDGLAFTQAIQKQEPNWLAGLEGKTVFLKRGDTTEPVTLVRARDLLVKDAQGRFFNARYEELQFDVVPPVNAQRPTQSVTYTLARPGQGTLGYLTRAVTWQPRYTLKASSAGAQLSALADIRNTTEQPYDVQNTELYAGDVSVQNQEEAAYMMRDGAMAQATAAMPAPAAPKIQSQGELRGLYRYALTTPFTLPANSVVTLPFLTPKLTTFERYVGLNTYFGTDTREGNLNRFYRFKADERLPAGPITVREDGRIVGQTNIGETREGGTVDFTLGEDPDVAYTRSVQTTAQVKDAKGNVTKTTYRVTYAFESSKDRAIRAEVTERIGGRVIIIDSAAPVRNQGTASVKVDIPAKGKISKSFTVVVDNSVN; translated from the coding sequence ATGAAACCTGCATTGCCCGCCGTCCTCACCGCCGCTTGCGCTCTTGCTCTGGGCAGTGCCCAGGCCGCCGACCTGCGTATTTACCCCAGTTTCAGCGAGGTGAGGGTGCCGGTGAGCAGTGCCACCACCACCCTCAGCGTGAACCTGCCCCAGGACACCTGGGAAAGCATTCTGGCGGGCAGTCTGGACCTGGATGGGCTGGCCTTTACCCAGGCCATTCAGAAGCAGGAGCCCAACTGGCTGGCTGGCCTGGAAGGCAAGACGGTATTCCTGAAGCGCGGCGACACCACCGAGCCCGTGACGCTGGTGCGCGCCCGCGATCTGCTGGTGAAAGACGCGCAGGGCCGCTTTTTTAACGCCCGGTACGAGGAGCTGCAGTTTGATGTGGTGCCTCCCGTGAATGCCCAGCGCCCCACTCAGTCCGTGACCTACACGTTGGCCCGCCCCGGCCAGGGCACCCTGGGGTACCTGACGCGCGCCGTGACGTGGCAGCCTCGCTACACCCTGAAAGCCAGCAGCGCGGGCGCCCAGCTGAGTGCCCTGGCCGACATCCGCAACACCACCGAGCAGCCGTACGACGTGCAGAACACCGAGTTGTATGCCGGCGACGTGAGCGTGCAGAACCAGGAAGAAGCGGCCTACATGATGCGCGACGGCGCCATGGCCCAGGCAACGGCCGCCATGCCCGCCCCCGCCGCCCCCAAGATTCAGAGCCAGGGCGAGCTGCGCGGCCTGTACCGCTACGCCCTGACCACGCCGTTTACCCTGCCGGCCAACAGTGTGGTCACCCTGCCGTTCCTGACGCCCAAGCTGACCACCTTCGAGCGCTACGTCGGCCTGAACACCTATTTCGGCACCGACACGCGCGAGGGCAACCTGAACCGCTTCTACCGCTTCAAGGCCGATGAGCGCCTGCCCGCCGGGCCCATCACCGTGCGCGAGGACGGCCGCATCGTGGGACAGACGAACATTGGCGAGACGCGCGAGGGCGGCACCGTGGACTTCACGCTGGGCGAGGACCCGGATGTGGCCTACACCCGCAGCGTGCAGACCACCGCCCAGGTGAAAGACGCCAAGGGTAACGTGACCAAGACGACTTACCGCGTGACCTACGCCTTTGAAAGCAGCAAGGACCGCGCCATTCGCGCCGAGGTGACCGAGCGCATTGGCGGGCGCGTGATCATCATTGACAGCGCCGCGCCGGTGCGCAACCAGGGCACGGCCAGCGTGAAGGTGGACATTCCCGCCAAGGGCAAGATCAGCAAGAGCTTTACGGTGGTGGTGGACAACAGCGTCAACTGA